The DNA sequence GGCCGATGCCGGGAAGCACGCCGATGGCGGTGCCGAGGAGGACGCCGATCGCGGCCCAGAGCAGGTTGACCGGTGTGAGCGCGGTGCCGAAGCCATCCATGAGGGAGCTGAAGGAGTTCATGTCACAGCACTCCCATCAGGGGGCCGCCGGGCAGCGGCACGCCGAGCAGGTTGTTGAAGAGGGCGTAGGTGACCAGGGAGAGCCCGGCCGCTATGAGCGGGTCGCGGTGGACCGCGCGGCTGCCGAGGGCGTGGGCGGCGCCCCAGAAGAGCAGGGCCCCGGCGACGGGGAAGCCCACCGGCTCGATGAGGACGGCGGTGGCGAGGAAGACCCCGGCGAGCAGCAGCACGGTGCGCCAGTCGGCGGGTTCGGACAGATCGACGTCCTCGCCGCCCTCGGCCTCGCCGCGGCCGCCGCGCAGGACGTCGACCGCGAGGAGTACGGAGATGAGGAGCAGGCCGGAGCCGACGGCGATGGGGACGGTGCGCGGGCCGATGGGGCCGCGCTGGGCGATGGCGACGTCCATGGTGAGCGCGTCGGTGAGGACGACGGCGCCGAGGGCGAGCAGCATGACGCAGACGCCGAGTTCGGAGTGGGCGCGCAGCCAGGCGCGGCGGCCGCGGGCCGCGGGCGCGGGTTCGGTGGCGGTCACAGGCCGAGCTCCTTCAGGACGGAGGCGACGCGCCGGTCCTGGGCGTCGAGGAAGTCGCCGAACCCGTCACCGGCGAGGAAGGCGTCGTCCCAGCCGTTCTTCTTGAGGGAGGCGCGCCACTCCTTCGAGCCGTGGAGTTCGCGGACGAGCCCGATGAGCTTGTCGCGCTCGGTGTCGGAGAGGCCGGGGGGCGCCACGATGCCGCGCCAGTTGGTGAAGTCCACGTCGTAGCCGGACTCCTTGAGCGTGGGCCCGTCGAGTCCCTTGACCCGCTTCGGCCCGGTGACGGCGAGCAGGCGCAGCTCGCCGGACTTGATCTGGTCCAGGTACTCGCCGACGCCGGAGACGCCGAAGGCGACCTTGTTGCCGAGGATCGACGCGAGCAGTTCGCCGCCGCCGTCGAAGGGCACGTAGTTGACGTCCTTCGGCGCGATCCCGGCGGCGCGGGCCATCAGCATGGGCGCGATGTGGTCGGGTCCGCCGGGGGCCGAGCCGCCGCCGACGGGCATCTTCCCCGGCCGTTCCCGCCACGCCTCGACGAGGTCGTCGATGGTCTCGTACGGCGAGTCCTTCGACACCACGACGACGTCCTGCTCCTCGGTGAGCCGGGCGACGGGGGTGGTGTCGGCGAGGGACTTGGGCGCGTCGTTGGAGCGGACGGCGCCGACGACGCCCAGGCCCATGGACATGGCGAGCCTGCCGTTGCCGTGCTCGCCGACGAGGCGGCTCAGGCCCACGGTGCCGCCGGCGCCGGGCAGGTTGAACACCTCGATGGTGTGGCTGAGTCCGGCGTCCTCGGCGTTCTTCGCCGCGGTGCGGGCGGTGATGTCGTAGCCGCCGCCCGGGGTGTTGGGGACCATGAAGCGCAGACCGGGGATCCGGGTGCCGGTGTCGTCGCCGTCTCCCGTGGTGAGCAGCGGGGGGCCCACGAGCACGAGGAGTGCGGCCCCGCACAGGGCGAGGGGGACGCGCAGCCGCCGGGGGGTGCGTAGTCGCACGGGTGCCACCGCCTGTCTGACCGGGGTACGTGTGTGAGGTGGCCCACATGTTGCCCACGCGTGGGGAACCTGTCTCCCTTCCGGAATCAACGGACGTTGTGGTCGTTGTGGTCGCGCTCGTAA is a window from the Streptomyces spectabilis genome containing:
- a CDS encoding tripartite tricarboxylate transporter TctB family protein encodes the protein MTATEPAPAARGRRAWLRAHSELGVCVMLLALGAVVLTDALTMDVAIAQRGPIGPRTVPIAVGSGLLLISVLLAVDVLRGGRGEAEGGEDVDLSEPADWRTVLLLAGVFLATAVLIEPVGFPVAGALLFWGAAHALGSRAVHRDPLIAAGLSLVTYALFNNLLGVPLPGGPLMGVL
- a CDS encoding Bug family tripartite tricarboxylate transporter substrate binding protein; this encodes MRLRTPRRLRVPLALCGAALLVLVGPPLLTTGDGDDTGTRIPGLRFMVPNTPGGGYDITARTAAKNAEDAGLSHTIEVFNLPGAGGTVGLSRLVGEHGNGRLAMSMGLGVVGAVRSNDAPKSLADTTPVARLTEEQDVVVVSKDSPYETIDDLVEAWRERPGKMPVGGGSAPGGPDHIAPMLMARAAGIAPKDVNYVPFDGGGELLASILGNKVAFGVSGVGEYLDQIKSGELRLLAVTGPKRVKGLDGPTLKESGYDVDFTNWRGIVAPPGLSDTERDKLIGLVRELHGSKEWRASLKKNGWDDAFLAGDGFGDFLDAQDRRVASVLKELGL